The following DNA comes from Anopheles coustani chromosome 2, idAnoCousDA_361_x.2, whole genome shotgun sequence.
TGTTCTAGCAACGACGCTCGGTTCGAAGCAATACCGTAGTGTCATCAACAGTGTCATCACGCCCACGATGGGCGCTGAAATGGCGCACCAGCTGTATGTGCTGCAAACGCTCACGCTGGGCTTGCTCGAGCAACGTATGAAGACCCCGATGGACGTGCAGGATCAGGATGCGCAGGACAAGATCAAGGAATTGCGACGGATTGCTTTCGAAGCGGACGGTATCGATCCGGACGTGACGGCTCGCCGTCAACATGGTTCGTCCTACTCGAGCCACTACAAGAAGTTGGGCTTCAAGTGTGACATCAATCCGGCACAAGATTTTTTCGAAACTCCGCCGGGAACTCTAGCGCTCGACTGTATGATCTACTTCGCGCGAAATTATACCCAAAACTACACAAAGGTGGTGCACGAGAACAGCTGCCGGGCGGACGAACACGAGTGCCCGTTCGGGCGCACCAGCATCGAGCTGGTGAAGGTTCTGTGTGACATCTTCCGCATCGGCGAGTCACCGTCGGAGCAGGGGCAGGAGTTTTACCCCATGTTCTTCACCCACGATCATCCATTCGAGGAGTTCTTCTGCATCTGCATCGTGGTGCTGAACAAAACGTGGAAGGATATGCGTGCTACCACCGAGGACTTTGTGAAGGTCTTCTCGGTCGTGCGGGAACAGATCGTACGCAGTATCGTTGGTAGGCCGGCAAGCCTGGAGGATTTTAAGTCGAAAATTCATACCTTCACGTACAACACGATCACGTCGCTACGACAACAGGAACGGACGTCGCGCGAAGAATGCGAATCGACAGCGTCGGCCATCGTGAGCCTGAAGGAGAAGATAACGCCGGAAATCCGAGCGCTCATCAAGGAGCAACGGCTTGGGTATTTGATCGTCGGTACGCGCTTCTGCAAGTACTCGGGTGGGAAGCGCGAGCGGGATAAGTATTGGTACGTGCGCCTATCGCCGAACCACAAAGTGATCCACTATGGGGACTGTGACGAAAAGACGGTCCCGACGTTGGAGGAACTGTCGAACAAGTTGGCCGTGATCGACATCCGCCAGATGCTGGTCGGCAAGGAGTGTCCGCACATGAAGGAAATGCGCTCGAAGAAGGCCTCCACGCCGCTCGGGTTTTCTCTGGTGCCCGAGA
Coding sequences within:
- the LOC131262081 gene encoding engulfment and cell motility protein 1, encoding MLPKHSKMPAIKDSHIVKIAVEFVNDTQMYPQLIEFDQRQPLSAIIQNLCSTWGILDAENYALQFDGITYVTEKNRHEVKNGTVLKLRFSPSKTTNDILDKLKRGTHDEKVAVLKELQVLSADNTFALEFIKEQGLSLIIDLIEESKSEDRLLEYALCSFVQLMEHGTISWDILEHSFIMHNVAFITGSSKPEIIQSALSILENIVQSSNKYALVEKEITLETLLKLLRDAARTQVQQNAIALLNALFIKADDVKRRVLATTLGSKQYRSVINSVITPTMGAEMAHQLYVLQTLTLGLLEQRMKTPMDVQDQDAQDKIKELRRIAFEADGIDPDVTARRQHGSSYSSHYKKLGFKCDINPAQDFFETPPGTLALDCMIYFARNYTQNYTKVVHENSCRADEHECPFGRTSIELVKVLCDIFRIGESPSEQGQEFYPMFFTHDHPFEEFFCICIVVLNKTWKDMRATTEDFVKVFSVVREQIVRSIVGRPASLEDFKSKIHTFTYNTITSLRQQERTSREECESTASAIVSLKEKITPEIRALIKEQRLGYLIVGTRFCKYSGGKRERDKYWYVRLSPNHKVIHYGDCDEKTVPTLEELSNKLAVIDIRQMLVGKECPHMKEMRSKKASTPLGFSLVPESSEQTTLDFIAPDEATFNYWTDGINALLGQPMASKQQEEDFETLLSMEIKLRLLDTEGVDISKDPPAIPPEPENYDFCFDS